From a region of the Alnus glutinosa chromosome 1, dhAlnGlut1.1, whole genome shotgun sequence genome:
- the LOC133875657 gene encoding stearoyl-[acyl-carrier-protein] 9-desaturase, chloroplastic-like, with translation MALQLNNFALQSLALRPARAQRSPKFSMTSSPYSGGAREVNVNVVRRMAPEKTEIFKSMEDWVKSDILTLLKPVEKAWQPQDFLPNPTSDGFSEQVNELRERTKDIPDDYFVVIVGDMITEEALPTYQALINGTEIFHDETGSDNTPWATWARGWSAEENRHGDLLNKYLYLSGRVDMKQIEKTTHYLIGSGMDAGTRTSPCLFTIYTSFQERATFISHGNTAKLAMKHGDEKLAQICGTIAADEKRHEIAYTKIAGKLFELDPNETVVAFADMMRRKILMPAHLMYDGRDENLFDNFANVASRIGVYTARDYGGILEHLVAKWNVEKLSGLSSEGREAQDYVCGLAQRLRRLEERALARAKKAPTVSFSWISSREVKP, from the exons ATGGCTTTACAGCTCAACAACTTCGCCCTTCAATCCCTTGCTCTCCGACCGGCGAGAGCTCAGAGATCTCCCAAGTTTTCTATGACTTCCTCTCCGTACTCGGGCGGTGCTAGAGAAGTAAATGTTAATGTAGTCCGTCGCATGGCACCGGAAAAGACTGAAATCTTCAAATCCATGGAGGACTGGGTCAAAAGCGACATCTTAACTCTACTAAAACCTGTTGAGAAAGCTTGGCAACCACAAGACTTTTTGCCAAATCCTACCTCAGATGGTTTCTCTGAGCAAGTCAATGAACTCAGGGAGAGAACGAAGGACATTCCCGACGACTACTTTGTTGTCATAGTCGGCGATATGATCACGGAAGAAGCCCTTCCCACCTACCAAGCACTTATCAATGGCACCGAGATATTTCACGATGAAACGGGTAGCGATAACACACCTTGGGCAACATGGGCAAGGGGATGGAGCGCAGAAGAAAACAGGCATGGCGATCTCCTCAACAAATACCTCTACCTTTCCGGACGAGTGGATATGAAACAAATCGAGAAGACAACACATTATCTGATTGGGTCGGGAATG GATGCCGGCACCAGGACAAGTCCCTGCTTATTTACTATCTACACATCGTTTCAAGAAAGAGCAACATTTATCTCCCATGGTAACACAGCCAAGCTTGCCATGAAGCACGGGGACGAAAAGCTTGCCCAAATATGTGGCACAATTGCCGCCGACGAGAAGCGCCACGAAATTGCTTATACCAAAATAGCGGGGAAGCTTTTCGAGCTTGATCCAAATGAAACTGTCGTGGCCTTTGCCGACATGATGAGGAGGAAGATATTAATGCCAGCCCACTTGATGTACGACGGCCGCGATGAAAATCTTTTTGATAACTTTGCAAATGTTGCCTCTCGAATTGGCGTGTACACCGCCAGGGACTATGGAGGAATATTGGAACACTTGGTGGCGAAATGGAACGTGGAGAAACTGAGTGGACTCTCGAGTGAGGGGAGAGAAGCCCAGGATTATGTATGTGGATTAGCTCAGAGACTGAGAAGGCTAGAGGAAAGAGCTCTTGCTAGGGCTAAGAAAGCACCCACCGTTTCCTTCAGCTGGATTTCTAGTAGGGAGGTGAAGCCATAG